A part of Bacillota bacterium LX-D genomic DNA contains:
- a CDS encoding copper transporter encodes MVDFRFHITTLVAIFLALGVGIFIGSTIVGDDALLNEQKAITDRLEQDFILLREQNRLSQKEILAFKNSNDNYQQFANAVLPLLVKNKLLGLNIAFIVTNNNVATDSLKKSFELSGANLVSITRIDSSFNFTDQNMKTFLINKLDLSKVRTSADFAAKISLKVAEGVLNGFDPLILKTLEEVNYATTELFKNVKPDIAIIFGGSQGPKENTVSVIDLPMINYFLKQGLEVVGTEPSQVTFSYMGLYQSKKIITVDNVDSAIGQIALILAINGSPGNYGIKTTADRLLPLLDYEVHCVN; translated from the coding sequence TTGGTAGATTTTCGATTTCATATTACGACCTTGGTAGCAATTTTTTTGGCCTTGGGTGTGGGTATTTTTATTGGCAGCACCATAGTTGGTGATGATGCTTTACTTAATGAACAAAAAGCAATTACAGATCGCTTGGAACAGGATTTTATTTTATTACGTGAACAAAATCGGTTATCACAAAAAGAAATATTAGCTTTTAAAAATTCTAATGATAACTACCAGCAATTCGCTAATGCGGTGTTGCCCCTCTTAGTAAAAAATAAACTTTTAGGCTTGAATATCGCTTTTATCGTTACAAATAATAATGTTGCAACTGATAGCTTAAAGAAAAGTTTTGAGCTATCCGGCGCTAATTTAGTTTCTATTACCAGGATCGATAGCAGCTTTAATTTTACTGACCAAAACATGAAGACGTTCTTAATTAACAAATTGGATTTATCAAAAGTTCGCACAAGTGCGGACTTTGCTGCTAAAATAAGTCTTAAAGTAGCTGAAGGGGTTTTGAATGGCTTTGATCCCCTAATACTTAAAACTCTAGAAGAAGTAAATTATGCAACTACGGAGTTATTTAAGAATGTTAAACCAGATATAGCCATAATCTTTGGTGGAAGTCAAGGTCCTAAAGAAAATACTGTGAGTGTTATTGACTTACCGATGATTAATTATTTTTTGAAACAAGGGTTGGAGGTAGTCGGAACTGAGCCAAGTCAGGTAACTTTCTCTTACATGGGCTTATATCAAAGTAAAAAAATTATAACAGTAGATAATGTTGATAGTGCAATTGGTCAAATTGCTTTAATATTAGCCATAAATGGCTCTCCTGGAAATTATGGCATAAAAACAACTGCAGATAGACTGTTGCCCTTGTTAGATTATGAAGTGCACTGCGTAAATTAA
- the ytaF gene encoding sporulation membrane protein YtaF has protein sequence MGIIHAMIFALAVSLDGFGVGISYGIRRIKVPWYSLLIICLTSTLAITISMLFGNMLAQIISTELAEKIGSFIMVAVGIWILIESIENIYREKNSLAGKQEKLKQAEKSIMRIKIPMFGVVIQILREPIQADFDNSGVIGLGEACVLGLALAMDALGAGFGAAVAGYQFFLVPLFVGLFKLILVPTGLYLGKKWGKNSFGEKGALLPGLILIILGLSRI, from the coding sequence ATGGGTATTATTCATGCGATGATTTTTGCTTTAGCAGTGAGCTTAGACGGTTTTGGGGTAGGAATTTCCTATGGAATTCGCAGAATTAAAGTACCTTGGTATTCATTATTAATTATCTGTTTAACGTCCACCTTGGCAATTACAATATCTATGCTCTTTGGAAATATGCTAGCACAAATTATTTCGACGGAACTTGCCGAGAAAATCGGGTCTTTTATTATGGTAGCTGTAGGAATATGGATTTTAATTGAGTCTATTGAAAATATTTATCGAGAAAAAAACTCTTTAGCAGGTAAACAGGAAAAATTAAAGCAAGCAGAGAAATCTATCATGAGAATTAAAATTCCAATGTTTGGTGTTGTAATTCAAATTTTACGAGAGCCAATCCAGGCTGACTTTGACAATTCAGGAGTGATAGGTTTAGGGGAAGCTTGTGTTTTAGGTTTAGCCTTAGCTATGGATGCTTTAGGAGCAGGTTTTGGCGCAGCTGTAGCAGGTTACCAGTTTTTCTTAGTACCATTATTCGTTGGTCTTTTTAAATTGATTTTAGTGCCAACAGGTTTATATCTTGGGAAAAAATGGGGTAAAAACAGTTTCGGAGAAAAAGGAGCTCTTTTACCTGGCTTGATATTGATAATTTTAGGATTAAGTCGTATTTAA
- a CDS encoding ABC transporter substrate-binding protein: MNKVDKFLQLICLLLVSIMLFGCFSNDKAIEEKMLEQKNIINNGLAINLPTDLSSLDPVQLDTPWDIELASTIYEGLVKYDLDTEKVVPALAASWKISPDGKTFTFSLRKNARFHTGKKVTAGDVKFSWERALSLNNSEINQIFGKIDGAMEFAQGKGTEVSGIKVVNDRVLQVDLNAADESFLLKLTHLAASIVNKDLVAEQGNLYGKPEAGEKLKIAGTGPYRLVEWVLGQSITLESSPYYPEKPSMPRLTFKFEPEKDIALSELERGDIQILQSEEIIPELFLRKDPELKKLEKKEPRSEIIFLGFNTLESPFDDPNFRQAINNALNRNEIAKLGNYLPAQGLLPRVLLDGMKPLEPYKYDAQKSKKYFSELTKKAKNPKALNLYFCNIGKNEQIAVTIKKQLQKAGLELRTQPIASLEELRRGIEQNRIDFYLDSFFLQIPDPEVFYRSMFLSSSPDNLTHYNNINFDELLSFIQTQKIGSKERNDALIQAEKNIMEDATIITILEGANYAIFGANIAKPELNPFKVISLENVSFQGIE; this comes from the coding sequence TTGAATAAAGTTGATAAATTTTTACAGCTTATTTGTCTTCTATTAGTTTCTATAATGCTTTTTGGCTGTTTTTCTAATGACAAGGCCATAGAAGAAAAAATGTTGGAACAGAAAAATATTATTAATAATGGGTTGGCTATAAATTTGCCCACAGATCTAAGCAGTTTAGATCCTGTTCAGTTGGATACTCCATGGGATATAGAATTAGCTAGCACTATCTACGAAGGTTTAGTCAAATACGATTTAGATACTGAGAAAGTTGTCCCTGCTTTGGCAGCTAGTTGGAAGATTTCCCCTGATGGCAAGACATTTACCTTTTCACTACGGAAAAACGCAAGATTTCATACGGGGAAAAAAGTTACAGCAGGCGATGTTAAGTTTTCTTGGGAAAGAGCTCTAAGCCTTAATAATTCAGAGATCAATCAAATCTTTGGAAAAATAGATGGAGCCATGGAATTTGCCCAAGGAAAAGGTACGGAAGTTTCAGGCATAAAAGTTGTCAATGATAGAGTTCTTCAGGTAGATTTAAATGCAGCGGACGAAAGTTTTTTATTAAAACTAACCCACCTAGCCGCTAGTATTGTTAACAAAGATTTGGTTGCAGAGCAGGGAAATTTATATGGCAAACCTGAGGCCGGAGAAAAGCTAAAAATAGCTGGTACGGGACCTTATCGTTTAGTAGAATGGGTTCTGGGGCAAAGCATTACTTTAGAATCATCACCCTATTACCCTGAAAAACCATCTATGCCGCGTTTAACATTTAAGTTTGAACCGGAAAAAGACATTGCTTTATCTGAACTGGAGCGTGGTGACATTCAGATCTTGCAATCAGAAGAAATTATTCCGGAGCTGTTTTTAAGGAAAGATCCAGAATTAAAAAAATTAGAGAAGAAAGAACCAAGATCCGAAATAATTTTTTTAGGCTTTAATACTTTAGAATCGCCTTTTGATGATCCCAATTTTCGTCAAGCTATCAACAATGCTTTAAATAGAAATGAAATAGCAAAGCTAGGAAATTATTTGCCTGCGCAGGGTTTGCTTCCTCGGGTATTATTAGACGGTATGAAACCCTTAGAACCCTATAAATACGATGCACAGAAAAGTAAAAAATATTTTTCTGAACTAACAAAAAAGGCAAAAAACCCGAAAGCATTAAACCTTTATTTTTGTAATATTGGGAAAAATGAACAGATCGCAGTAACTATAAAAAAGCAGCTACAGAAAGCGGGCTTAGAGCTTAGAACCCAACCAATAGCTTCTTTGGAAGAATTAAGAAGAGGGATCGAACAAAATAGAATAGATTTTTACTTAGATTCATTTTTCCTACAAATTCCGGATCCAGAAGTTTTTTATAGGTCCATGTTTTTGAGCAGTAGTCCAGATAATTTAACTCATTATAACAATATAAATTTTGATGAATTGTTAAGCTTTATACAAACACAAAAAATAGGCAGCAAGGAAAGGAACGATGCTTTGATTCAAGCTGAGAAAAATATTATGGAGGATGCTACAATTATAACGATTTTAGAAGGTGCTAATTACGCTATTTTTGGCGCAAATATTGCTAAACCCGAGTTAAATCCCTTTAAAGTAATTTCTTTAGAGAATGTTTCTTTTCAAGGAATTGAGTAG
- a CDS encoding nicotinate phosphoribosyltransferase, producing MSEINNLKKVDELEISPKRLFYSAQHQEILDGATTDIYFVRTYEILQKLNKDDTKVVAEIFARKNGVLAGVNEVLNLLQDKDVEIWSLPEGAAFSSKEVVMRIKGAYNQFGLYETVLLGMLASSSGWATAAKIIKEACGDKPMFCFGARHVHPAVAPVMERAAIVGGADGASCILGAKLAGLNPSGTVPHAIFLIVGDTVEVAKAYEQYMPKDAKRLMLIDTFKDEAEEALRLSNALGPVLDGIRLDTPSERGGVTPELVREIRFRLDQAGHKRVQIFVSGGLYPEKIALLAQAGADAFGVGSFISAASPIDMTMDLKEVDGQPIAKRGRLPGLILSPRLQRMK from the coding sequence GTGTCAGAAATAAATAATTTAAAAAAAGTAGATGAGCTAGAAATTTCTCCAAAACGGCTTTTTTATTCGGCCCAGCACCAGGAAATACTGGATGGTGCTACCACAGATATTTATTTTGTACGTACATATGAAATACTGCAAAAGTTAAATAAAGATGATACCAAGGTAGTAGCTGAAATCTTCGCTCGTAAAAATGGTGTGTTAGCAGGAGTAAACGAAGTTCTCAATTTGCTTCAAGATAAGGATGTTGAGATTTGGTCCTTGCCGGAAGGAGCTGCCTTTTCCTCCAAAGAAGTAGTTATGCGCATTAAAGGTGCATATAATCAATTTGGACTCTATGAAACTGTTTTATTAGGTATGTTGGCTAGTTCCAGCGGCTGGGCTACTGCTGCTAAAATAATTAAAGAGGCTTGCGGGGATAAGCCCATGTTTTGCTTCGGAGCAAGACATGTACATCCAGCAGTGGCTCCCGTAATGGAAAGGGCAGCCATAGTAGGAGGAGCAGATGGTGCTAGCTGTATCCTAGGGGCTAAATTAGCAGGTCTAAACCCTTCGGGAACAGTCCCACACGCTATTTTTCTCATTGTAGGTGATACTGTTGAAGTTGCTAAGGCCTATGAACAGTATATGCCTAAAGATGCTAAGCGTTTAATGCTAATTGATACTTTTAAAGACGAAGCCGAAGAAGCCTTGCGCTTGTCCAATGCTTTAGGACCAGTCTTAGATGGCATAAGACTAGATACACCAAGTGAACGAGGTGGAGTGACTCCTGAATTGGTTAGGGAAATTAGGTTTAGATTAGACCAAGCAGGACATAAGAGAGTACAAATTTTTGTTTCTGGGGGTCTTTATCCCGAAAAAATTGCTTTATTAGCTCAGGCAGGTGCAGATGCTTTTGGAGTTGGTAGCTTTATTTCGGCAGCTTCACCGATTGATATGACAATGGATTTGAAAGAAGTTGATGGACAGCCTATAGCAAAGAGGGGGAGATTACCAGGATTAATACTTTCTCCTCGCTTACAAAGAATGAAGTGA
- a CDS encoding lytic transglycosylase domain-containing protein, with product MVFVLRRKKLLILFVLFLLAVFSFIILPWVWKVFYPFPYQNTIVDSAQRSNLSPNLVLAVIRVESKFRADAKSPRGACGLMQLMPETAKWVTKKMGISYAEEKLFDPEFNIKVGSWYLAYLISEFNGNVPAALAAYNGGRGNVRQWLDKGIWLGSTEDIDKIPFKETRQFIERVLHDYNVYSCLY from the coding sequence ATGGTTTTTGTATTAAGAAGGAAAAAATTATTGATTCTATTTGTTTTATTCTTATTAGCTGTTTTTAGTTTCATTATTTTACCTTGGGTTTGGAAGGTTTTTTATCCTTTTCCTTATCAAAATACTATTGTAGATTCTGCCCAAAGGTCTAATTTAAGCCCTAACTTAGTTTTAGCAGTGATTAGGGTAGAAAGTAAGTTTAGGGCTGATGCCAAATCACCTCGAGGAGCATGTGGTTTAATGCAATTAATGCCAGAAACAGCTAAATGGGTAACAAAAAAAATGGGGATTAGCTATGCTGAGGAGAAACTATTTGATCCAGAATTTAATATTAAAGTAGGCAGCTGGTACTTAGCATATCTAATTTCTGAGTTTAATGGAAATGTGCCAGCAGCCTTGGCTGCTTATAATGGTGGTCGCGGCAATGTAAGACAATGGCTTGATAAGGGGATATGGTTAGGATCAACTGAAGATATAGATAAAATACCTTTTAAGGAAACCCGTCAATTCATCGAAAGAGTATTACATGATTATAATGTCTATTCCTGTTTATATTAA
- the coaE gene encoding dephospho-CoA kinase (Dephospho-CoA kinase (CoaE) performs the final step in coenzyme A biosynthesis.) codes for MLVIGLTGGIASGKSTVAKKLESLGAKLTDADQISREIVRKGQPAWQEIIRYFGENILLDSGEINRKALANIIFSDLEARAFLNSITHYRIKQIAREQIDTYRREKKVKLIVLDAALLIETGLNQEVEQIWLAACSQETQIKRLMARDNLNYGQAIARIKSQMPLKEKLDYADIIINTEGTIEYTLEQVENLWAKYVAK; via the coding sequence GTGCTAGTAATTGGATTAACAGGCGGAATTGCTAGCGGCAAAAGTACTGTTGCCAAAAAATTAGAAAGCTTAGGAGCGAAATTAACTGACGCTGATCAAATTTCCAGGGAAATAGTAAGAAAGGGTCAACCTGCTTGGCAGGAAATTATAAGATATTTTGGAGAAAATATTTTACTGGATTCTGGTGAAATCAATCGTAAGGCTCTGGCAAATATTATTTTTAGTGACTTAGAAGCTAGAGCCTTTTTAAATAGTATCACACATTACCGGATAAAACAAATAGCTAGGGAGCAGATTGATACATATAGACGGGAAAAAAAGGTTAAATTAATTGTTTTAGATGCGGCTCTTTTAATAGAAACAGGTTTGAATCAGGAAGTAGAACAGATTTGGCTGGCTGCCTGCAGTCAAGAAACTCAAATAAAAAGGCTCATGGCCCGTGATAATCTTAATTATGGACAAGCAATAGCACGAATTAAGTCCCAAATGCCTTTAAAAGAAAAATTAGACTATGCTGATATTATTATAAATACTGAAGGAACTATAGAGTATACTTTAGAACAGGTAGAGAATCTTTGGGCTAAGTATGTGGCTAAATGA
- a CDS encoding MoxR family ATPase, translating to MFANYQELSACLIKQNYFINDNAALILFLAYKMNKPLLIEGPAGVGKTELAKVLAEVTGSTLIRLQCYEGLDEGRALYEWNYQMQLLYLEARRQNLDWDKLKEDIYTEEYILPRPLLKALRCNEPVVLLIDELDKSDEEFESFLLELLAEFQISIPELGTIKAKNKPTVIVTSNNSREFSEALKRRCFYLYLDYPDLEREMTIIRSKLPGISEKLATQVTTFVQNLRYFDLKKRPSIVETIDFAQALLILNSKEMQVDEVKKALTILLKYQEDVSKIVPKLEQILSKCLEKPR from the coding sequence ATGTTTGCTAATTACCAGGAACTAAGTGCATGCTTAATTAAGCAAAATTATTTTATTAATGATAATGCGGCCTTAATTTTATTTTTAGCATATAAAATGAATAAACCTTTACTAATCGAAGGACCTGCAGGTGTAGGTAAAACAGAACTTGCTAAGGTACTTGCCGAAGTTACAGGAAGCACTTTAATTAGGTTGCAATGCTATGAAGGTTTAGATGAAGGAAGAGCATTATACGAGTGGAATTATCAAATGCAGTTATTGTATCTGGAGGCTAGAAGGCAAAATTTAGATTGGGATAAACTTAAAGAAGATATTTATACTGAAGAATATATTTTACCACGTCCTTTGCTGAAGGCGTTGCGATGCAATGAACCTGTGGTGCTTTTAATTGATGAGTTAGACAAAAGTGACGAAGAATTTGAAAGTTTTTTGTTAGAATTGTTAGCAGAATTTCAAATATCTATTCCAGAGCTAGGTACAATTAAAGCAAAAAATAAGCCAACTGTTATTGTAACCAGCAACAACAGTAGAGAATTTTCAGAGGCTTTAAAACGTAGGTGCTTTTATTTGTATTTAGATTATCCAGATTTAGAAAGAGAAATGACTATTATCCGTTCCAAACTTCCAGGTATATCTGAAAAACTTGCTACTCAGGTGACGACTTTTGTGCAAAATTTACGATACTTTGATCTAAAAAAAAGGCCTAGTATTGTTGAAACAATTGATTTTGCTCAAGCACTGTTAATTTTAAATTCAAAAGAAATGCAGGTGGATGAAGTAAAAAAAGCACTGACTATCTTACTTAAATATCAAGAAGACGTAAGTAAAATAGTACCTAAGTTGGAGCAAATTTTAAGCAAATGTCTGGAAAAACCGAGGTAA